The following proteins come from a genomic window of Flavobacteriaceae bacterium MAR_2010_188:
- a CDS encoding Signal transduction histidine kinase, whose amino-acid sequence MKTLEYIKGVSNYDYKYYLRTVFACGLILLNCKYAFSQADSLTSASSDQFSFQTLNVNDGLSQNSVVSIAHDSIGFLWFATQDGLNRYDGRTFKYYDRHFEDVTRATYSHLGKIYNDRENNFWIISLAGNLEKYNVELDSFIPIKNIENVSIIYQDSQLNLLIGTLNNGVFKINAQSKDTVQVINGSRIESINDIIEFDNKILLAGDNGVAMFPLGSDEISILNSPIKHVSSFSQSSKGLLFAGTHGGGLYFFDKAKKTFLPYTGINMGKVAPTLNIQDLLFDKNDRLWIGTYGNGVYLINFGQQRIEHFTPNKYNPQSLSYNDVLCIFEDHNGTIWLGTDGGGVSYYDEHLFKFSVLTDKQVPQEIKVNVIRSITEDNEGNIWIGTSGEGLTQLNIQQPAYKTFTTKNSSLLSNRVVSLAFIDGQLWIGHQGEGLQILGSDGKFTNYNESTSTVLPASTIWKIYQDSQGRIWLGTRNNGLIQFDSQDGVKEHYKGLDNNGPLASSNVRTLVEGEKGILYVGADDGGLTKIDIQSKAATLLPQLNYKIKSLYYHDQGTLWIGTNGDGLVAYDLSSDKIKTYTTKNGLLNNVIYGVLKGESGNLWLSSNRGLSQLNPENSEIVNYSNYDGLQASEFNTGAYFKSSDHTLYFGGLEGLNWFKPSQLSANTSKPRTVISKFEVFNEAQPLNENLVLPYNRNTVTLTFASLHFSQPERNQYKYKLLNHDQEWKDAGNYNIAHYTNLNPADYEFKVISSNYDGVWNEEPASFTFSINKPWYWNSVAIVIYILALFLGVYMIVNYFKYKWQMKLKLDLEHEKSERLKKLNDFKTKLYTNISHEIRTPLTLINGPIENQLQKKNLSKKDRDELLLVKSNSDRLLNLVNQMSDLALIDSGELKLKVGQGNLSALLNQIINAFRYKAQKKKIKISSQVSELNDTWFNQDIIEKICSNLLNNAVKYAPEGTVVYVNADSNSNNLILNIINQNSYISVTDLSKIFGRFYQNDSQSDGIGVGLALVKELVILNKGQIVASNINQRDIQFTVTIPIGEDAFSEDEKVKTVLDHPKIIEPIINDDIINTKDYTILLVEDNDEIRKLLYDLLQDKYNLLQAANGLAALDIIQEKLPDIVISDIMMPFMDGMELCKNIKTDSLTSHIPVILLTAKVGEENEMKGYDIGADAYITKPFDPKILVKRLHNLLKTRLKLRKFYAESFGIKEDLKITNTEKEFLSKIKLIIEEHITDPQLSADKFSILTFMSRSHLHRKLKAITGMSTTEFIRHHRLNMGKNLLIKSDAPISEIAYQVGFNTPSYFTRCFKASFNTSPEEFRKAQ is encoded by the coding sequence TTGAAAACATTAGAATATATCAAGGGGGTGTCCAACTATGATTATAAATATTATCTAAGAACGGTATTTGCGTGTGGATTAATTCTGCTAAACTGTAAGTATGCTTTCTCACAAGCCGATAGCTTAACCTCGGCTAGTTCCGATCAATTTTCATTTCAAACCTTAAATGTAAACGATGGTCTTTCCCAGAACAGCGTCGTCAGCATCGCTCATGATAGTATTGGGTTTCTCTGGTTTGCTACCCAAGATGGTCTAAATCGTTACGATGGTAGAACTTTTAAATATTATGACCGCCATTTTGAAGATGTTACCAGAGCCACCTACAGCCATCTTGGAAAAATCTACAATGACCGTGAGAACAATTTTTGGATTATTAGCCTGGCTGGGAATTTGGAAAAATATAATGTTGAGCTAGATTCATTTATTCCAATTAAAAATATCGAAAATGTAAGCATCATTTACCAAGACTCTCAATTAAATCTATTGATAGGTACACTTAACAATGGTGTATTCAAGATAAACGCTCAAAGTAAAGACACAGTTCAGGTTATAAATGGGAGTAGGATAGAATCTATAAACGATATAATCGAATTTGACAACAAAATTCTCCTGGCCGGAGACAACGGGGTTGCAATGTTCCCTTTAGGTTCTGATGAAATTTCTATCCTTAATTCTCCTATTAAGCATGTAAGCAGTTTTAGTCAATCAAGCAAGGGTCTTCTATTTGCTGGAACCCATGGTGGTGGGTTATATTTTTTTGACAAAGCAAAAAAAACCTTTTTGCCTTATACCGGAATAAATATGGGGAAGGTTGCACCCACTCTAAACATTCAGGATTTACTGTTCGATAAAAATGATAGACTGTGGATAGGAACTTACGGAAATGGGGTTTACCTGATCAATTTCGGGCAACAAAGAATTGAACATTTTACCCCAAATAAGTATAATCCTCAATCTCTAAGCTATAACGATGTGCTATGCATTTTCGAAGACCATAACGGAACGATTTGGCTCGGAACTGATGGTGGGGGCGTGAGTTATTATGACGAGCATCTTTTTAAATTCAGTGTTCTTACAGATAAGCAAGTCCCACAGGAGATCAAGGTAAATGTCATCCGCAGCATTACCGAGGATAACGAAGGAAATATTTGGATAGGAACCTCTGGGGAAGGGCTAACCCAGTTAAATATACAACAGCCAGCCTACAAAACCTTTACCACCAAAAACTCCTCTTTACTCTCAAATAGAGTAGTAAGTCTAGCGTTTATTGACGGTCAATTATGGATAGGACACCAAGGTGAAGGCTTACAGATTTTGGGCTCCGACGGTAAGTTTACGAATTATAATGAATCGACCTCTACTGTATTACCGGCCTCAACGATTTGGAAGATTTACCAAGACTCTCAAGGTAGAATTTGGCTAGGAACCCGGAATAATGGGCTAATTCAGTTTGATTCCCAGGATGGGGTTAAGGAGCATTATAAAGGTTTGGACAATAATGGTCCTCTAGCAAGTAGTAATGTCCGAACCTTAGTCGAAGGAGAGAAAGGAATCCTATACGTCGGGGCGGACGACGGGGGTTTAACCAAAATTGATATTCAGAGTAAGGCTGCCACTTTATTACCCCAACTTAATTATAAAATAAAGTCACTATATTATCACGATCAGGGTACCCTTTGGATCGGAACAAATGGGGATGGCTTGGTGGCATATGATTTAAGTAGCGATAAAATTAAAACTTATACTACAAAAAATGGGCTTTTAAATAATGTCATCTATGGAGTTTTAAAGGGGGAATCTGGCAACCTTTGGCTTAGTTCCAACCGCGGACTTTCCCAATTGAATCCTGAAAATTCAGAAATTGTTAATTATTCCAATTATGATGGGCTCCAAGCTTCTGAATTTAATACAGGTGCCTATTTCAAATCATCAGACCACACTCTATATTTCGGTGGATTGGAAGGCCTAAACTGGTTTAAGCCTAGCCAACTATCAGCCAACACGAGTAAACCTAGAACCGTCATTTCAAAATTTGAAGTATTTAATGAAGCACAGCCTCTTAATGAGAATCTGGTGTTGCCATATAATCGCAATACAGTTACATTAACATTTGCAAGTCTTCATTTTTCACAACCAGAAAGAAACCAATACAAATACAAATTATTAAACCATGATCAAGAATGGAAAGATGCCGGTAATTATAACATAGCACATTATACCAACCTAAATCCAGCTGACTACGAGTTTAAGGTAATTTCTAGCAACTACGATGGGGTCTGGAACGAGGAACCCGCCAGCTTTACATTTAGCATAAATAAACCCTGGTATTGGAACAGCGTGGCCATTGTTATATATATACTTGCTCTTTTTTTGGGTGTTTATATGATTGTAAATTATTTTAAATATAAATGGCAAATGAAGTTAAAATTAGATCTCGAACATGAAAAATCGGAACGTTTAAAAAAGCTGAACGATTTTAAAACGAAGCTGTATACAAATATCTCTCATGAAATCAGGACACCCTTAACACTCATTAATGGTCCAATTGAAAATCAGTTACAAAAGAAAAACCTTTCTAAAAAGGATAGGGACGAGCTTTTACTGGTCAAATCCAATTCAGATAGGCTTTTGAACTTGGTGAATCAGATGAGTGATTTGGCACTAATCGATTCTGGTGAACTTAAATTGAAAGTTGGACAAGGAAATTTAAGTGCATTGCTTAACCAAATCATCAATGCCTTCCGTTATAAAGCTCAAAAGAAGAAAATTAAAATATCTTCCCAGGTTTCAGAATTGAATGATACTTGGTTTAATCAGGATATCATCGAAAAAATATGCTCCAATCTACTAAACAATGCCGTTAAGTATGCGCCAGAAGGGACGGTGGTTTATGTGAATGCCGATAGCAACAGCAACAATCTAATATTGAACATCATCAATCAAAACAGTTATATTTCTGTGACAGATCTTAGCAAGATTTTTGGAAGATTTTATCAGAACGATAGCCAATCAGACGGAATAGGAGTGGGACTAGCGTTGGTCAAGGAACTAGTTATACTGAATAAAGGACAAATTGTCGCAAGTAATATCAACCAAAGGGATATTCAATTTACTGTCACTATTCCGATTGGGGAAGACGCTTTTTCTGAAGATGAAAAAGTCAAAACTGTCCTAGATCATCCAAAAATCATAGAGCCGATTATAAATGATGATATTATTAATACCAAGGACTATACTATCTTGCTGGTAGAAGACAATGATGAAATAAGAAAGCTTCTGTATGATCTTCTCCAAGATAAGTATAATTTATTACAGGCAGCGAACGGTCTGGCAGCTTTGGATATAATTCAGGAAAAACTTCCGGATATTGTAATAAGTGATATTATGATGCCATTTATGGATGGGATGGAACTCTGCAAAAATATCAAGACAGATTCTCTTACCAGTCATATTCCTGTAATCCTTTTAACTGCCAAGGTCGGAGAAGAAAATGAAATGAAGGGGTACGATATTGGAGCCGATGCCTATATTACAAAGCCCTTTGACCCCAAAATTTTAGTTAAGCGGTTGCACAATCTTTTAAAAACACGTTTAAAGCTTCGTAAATTTTATGCAGAAAGCTTCGGTATTAAGGAGGATCTTAAAATTACAAATACAGAAAAAGAATTTCTAAGCAAGATAAAATTAATCATTGAGGAGCATATAACAGATCCCCAGCTTAGCGCAGATAAATTCAGCATACTTACATTTATGAGTCGATCTCATCTGCATCGTAAATTAAAAGCAATAACCGGAATGTCTACAACTGAATTTATCCGGCATCACCGACTTAACATGGGAAAAAATTTGCTAATAAAATCAGATGCGCCAATTTCTGAAATCGCATATCAAGTTGGTTTTAATACTCCCTCCTATTTCACTCGTTGTTTCAAAGCTTCTTTCAACACCTCTCCAGAAGAGTTCCGTAAGGCCCAGTAA
- a CDS encoding Head domain of trimeric autotransporter adhesin, which yields MRTTIFFGLVFLFSFMIGAQNGINYKAQIKDGSGTVLTSQNVTVQFSILKGAGQATIYTESHNPNTDSNGLVILNIGEGTSSFGDFATIDWGSDAHYLNVQIDTGSGLTEMGTTEFKAVPYALNVSGLQSLDEGNGTGWRLVGTDPENYGPIGEFARDLSISDESSTTNGATGLHALSLGRNTTASGSFSSALGAYTTASGDHSLAMGIFSTASGNRSFAGGNNTLASGSMSTAMGFSSNSQSYVSFVIGQNNIGGGTADAWIESDPLFEIGNGTDQFNRNNALTVLKNGTITAPSFDIGEVSDAKALITKEYAEANFQNTGLEKITDGQIGWRLAGSDLNNFASLGASAVDLSKSFAASNVYGASGGHAFASGQNVTASGNYSTAMGFGSTAAAEHSIALGNTASTAIGASNSVAIGYLADAQGVNSISLGFGGTASGALSATLGGSGNLASGSSATALGYQNISDDQYATVVGYRNDNTATNSSLFQVGNGSATVRSNAFTVLMDGKIIAPSLDIGEIVDSKALITKEYAEANFQNTGLEKITDGQIGWRLAGSDLNNFGSIGASAVDLSKSFAASNVYGASGGHAFASGQNVTASGNYSTAMGLGSTAAAEHSIAIGRNASTSSTASNALAIGYLSSAEGVNSISLGFGGTASGALSATLGGSGNVASGSTATAIGYQNISDDQYSTVVGYKNDNTATNSSLFQVGNGSSTTRSNAFTVFSNGNAQLSGTLTQNSDRRLKDNIRSLDYGLKEILKLESVSYIWKRNPENGKSFGLIAQDVKKVLPEIVSTSEDEQQTLSISYTELIPILINAIKEQQAIIDNQNLKISNLEASNDELQSLASTVEALKIKVNNLLDDQY from the coding sequence ATGAGAACAACAATATTTTTTGGATTAGTCTTTCTTTTTTCATTCATGATAGGTGCCCAGAACGGCATAAACTATAAGGCACAAATAAAGGATGGCAGTGGCACAGTTCTAACTAGCCAGAATGTTACGGTACAGTTTAGCATCCTGAAAGGTGCAGGACAAGCAACTATATATACAGAATCACACAATCCAAATACCGACTCAAACGGCTTGGTAATCCTAAATATTGGGGAAGGCACATCTTCGTTTGGTGACTTTGCAACTATAGATTGGGGAAGCGATGCACATTACCTTAATGTTCAAATAGACACAGGTTCGGGTCTAACAGAGATGGGAACGACAGAGTTTAAAGCAGTTCCTTATGCATTAAATGTATCGGGTCTGCAGTCTCTCGATGAAGGCAATGGAACTGGCTGGAGACTGGTAGGGACCGACCCAGAAAATTATGGACCTATCGGGGAATTTGCCAGGGACCTAAGCATAAGTGATGAAAGTTCTACGACCAACGGAGCGACTGGTCTACATGCACTATCACTTGGAAGAAATACGACGGCTTCGGGCTCCTTTTCCTCCGCATTAGGCGCTTATACAACAGCATCGGGAGACCATTCGTTGGCAATGGGAATATTTAGCACTGCTTCGGGGAATAGATCTTTTGCTGGGGGAAACAACACGCTGGCATCAGGCAGCATGTCCACCGCTATGGGATTTAGCTCCAATTCCCAGTCCTATGTCTCCTTTGTAATCGGACAGAACAATATCGGGGGCGGAACAGCTGATGCTTGGATAGAATCCGACCCATTATTCGAGATCGGAAACGGAACCGACCAGTTCAACAGGAACAACGCCTTAACGGTTTTAAAAAACGGTACCATCACCGCACCGAGTTTCGACATCGGGGAGGTATCTGATGCCAAAGCCCTAATCACAAAAGAATATGCCGAGGCCAACTTTCAAAATACGGGCCTGGAGAAAATTACAGACGGTCAAATTGGGTGGAGGCTTGCCGGGAGTGATCTTAACAATTTTGCTTCGCTCGGAGCTTCCGCCGTTGACTTGAGCAAAAGCTTTGCTGCGAGTAATGTTTATGGTGCTTCTGGTGGGCATGCATTTGCATCAGGTCAAAACGTTACTGCTTCAGGAAATTATTCTACGGCTATGGGATTTGGGTCAACCGCAGCAGCAGAACACTCTATAGCATTAGGTAATACCGCTTCAACGGCAATTGGGGCATCAAATTCAGTTGCAATTGGTTATTTAGCAGATGCACAGGGAGTCAATTCAATTTCTCTCGGATTTGGCGGAACCGCAAGTGGAGCACTTTCGGCAACCCTTGGAGGATCGGGTAATCTGGCTTCAGGATCTTCGGCTACAGCCCTGGGATACCAGAATATATCCGATGATCAATATGCTACAGTGGTAGGATATAGAAATGATAATACCGCCACTAACTCTAGTCTGTTTCAGGTAGGTAATGGATCGGCAACGGTTAGATCTAATGCCTTTACGGTCTTAATGGACGGGAAAATAATCGCGCCTAGCTTAGATATCGGAGAAATTGTCGACAGCAAGGCCCTGATCACAAAAGAATATGCCGAGGCCAACTTTCAAAATACGGGCCTGGAGAAAATAACAGACGGTCAAATTGGGTGGAGGCTGGCTGGGAGCGACCTCAATAATTTTGGTTCTATTGGAGCCTCAGCCGTTGACTTGAGCAAAAGCTTTGCTGCGAGTAATGTTTATGGTGCTTCCGGGGGGCATGCATTTGCATCAGGTCAAAACGTTACTGCTTCAGGAAATTATTCTACGGCTATGGGTCTGGGCTCCACTGCCGCTGCGGAACACTCCATTGCTATAGGAAGAAATGCCTCTACCTCTAGCACAGCTTCCAACGCACTAGCAATTGGTTATTTATCCAGTGCAGAAGGTGTAAATTCTATTTCTCTTGGATTTGGCGGAACGGCGAGCGGTGCGCTATCTGCAACTCTAGGAGGTTCAGGGAATGTGGCTTCTGGATCTACCGCCACAGCGATTGGATATCAGAATATTTCTGATGATCAATATTCAACTGTTGTTGGATATAAAAATGACAATACTGCCACTAACTCTAGTCTCTTTCAAGTGGGGAATGGCAGCAGCACAACGAGATCAAACGCATTTACAGTTTTTTCCAACGGGAATGCCCAGCTTAGTGGAACGCTCACTCAAAATTCGGATAGACGTTTAAAGGATAATATCCGGTCTTTAGATTATGGTTTGAAAGAGATTCTAAAATTAGAATCGGTAAGCTATATCTGGAAACGAAATCCAGAGAATGGAAAATCATTTGGATTGATCGCACAGGATGTTAAAAAGGTTCTCCCTGAAATTGTGAGCACCTCAGAAGATGAGCAACAAACCCTAAGCATCAGTTACACAGAACTCATACCAATATTGATCAACGCGATCAAGGAACAGCAAGCGATCATCGACAATCAAAACCTAAAGATATCAAATCTCGAGGCAAGCAATGATGAATTACAAAGCTTAGCCAGTACTGTGGAAGCATTAAAAATTAAGGTGAATAATTTGT